The following nucleotide sequence is from Aspergillus luchuensis IFO 4308 DNA, chromosome 1, nearly complete sequence.
TCTTGTCTCTGAGTCgctgaggagggaggggatatCGGTGGGATCGCaggcgaggatgatggtgttggcggaggagatggcgatATGGTTGTCCGTGGAGGGGCGGATGGttagggtggtggtgaggtgggaGTGGAATTGTGATTGGAGGGcgttgagggaggaggagctgcggaCGGTGGCGATGAAGGAAgttgggaggggggtgttggtgctggttgtgtctgtggtggtggtgggttgggcGGTTAGGAGGCCgttgaggatggcgatgCCCATTTTTCCTGGGTTATGGTGTTAGTGGATGGGAGTGTGCAGAGGGGGGTTAGGGCAGGGAGGTGGGATGTACCGCAgccgaggatggcgagggtGTTTTCTGGTGTAGACATGTTGGATGTAGTTGTTGtttttggtttctttggtgagatggatggaatagaTGGAAGTACTATTGCAGGTAGATGGTAGTGTGTGTGATGTTCCAGAGGTATTAAGTGTCACGAGAAGGATCAAGATTGACTGTTTGAGttgaaggaaaaagaaacaaaagacaTGGGAGGAATGAAGGCGTGGCAGCACCCCTCATCACTACTACCCCTCATTGCATCAATTGACTCCAAAGTGTAATCGAAGTATATCATCCAGATCCACTCGGATATCGGTGGGTCGCGCACTGCAAGCTGGCGGCTATTCTAACTGCACTTCAGCGTATGCCCTAGTAAAACCTAGTTGGTTGCTCACCGGCCGATAACGGTCGAGATTATCAGCTGCAGCTCAGTTGCTTTTTGTTGTAACTATGCGTCCTTGGATGACCACCTTGCATCGGCTACAGATGCCATGGTTGGGAAAAGTATCCTGGGATTGCTGCTTTGCAAGGATGATGTAGAAGGTTATGGAGGGGTAATTGATTGAATTGGAGACATGAATAGATACCATAattgcattcattcattcacgGTCATACTCCATACACATAGCTGAACAATCTACCCAAAGAAAGCCCTAACTCGCCTTCTCACCTCCGCCTTAAGCGCCAAATGCTCAGTCATAGTACGCGAAACAGCATCCTTATTTTCCGCTGCTCTCCGCACCAAATAACCCAGACACTCTCCCATACTACCCCAAGTCAAGCACTTGTACACACCAGGAGCCACACTGTTCTGATCTTTCAACTGCAACAGCCCGAAACTAACGCCATCCGCCATCCCCAGTAGCTGTCCGAACTCCACTCGGCCAGTGGGAAGCCCCGCCTGTAAGCGAGCCTGGTGCAGCTCATGCGCCGCCACAGCACTCTCAATATTATGTGTTGCCAAAAACAAATCCGTGGTGGGAAACCTGCGTCCGGATTCTCCGAAACCCTGATAACGCTGCTGCAAGACGCCCCGCACGATGGAGTTGTATGCGATATCGGTATCTTGCTTCGTATCGTGGATGAGCTGTCTCGGGTCCGATCTCATGTACGCTCCCCGCACCAGCTTCAATCCAAACGTAAATCCTTCCCTGTCTGCTATCTCCATGTGCGACGCTATCGTGCTCGGCGTACTTTTGAGATAAGCCTGGTATGTGTTGTACACTACTGCCTTGCCGTTTCGGTTGTACTTGCGCATCATGTCCAATGTGAGGTTGTGGATCCCTTGGAGAAAGGAGTGCTGCTCAGCGTCCATGAGGAGACGGGCGTTCTTCTCGACTACCCGTTGGCACACTTCATCCAGGGCCTCGACCATTTGCGTGGGGACGGGTTGTCCGGAGGCGAAGGCCTCTGTGACTTTGGGTCCGGCCCCAGTGAGCCTAATAATAGGGATCAGCATCCACTGATTCATTCTCAAATCGGGTAAAAGAATCCCTGGAATATGGGGGATCGACTTACTTTGGGGCAAGGAAGTCACCTTCGCCAAGCATGTCCACGGTCTTCAGGTAACCCTCCCGCCAGGCGGCGATGAACTCGCATGACTCTGTGTCGGTTGCCTTTTGGGATACCTGGCTGTGAGCGAATTGGGTTTTGTTCGTGCTGGAATCCTGCACTGTCTCCCGCGCGTAGGTCAAAATAACTCCACGTAATCCCGTGCTTTTGATTTGGCGGATCTTATCCCGGACTTGgctctccttttcccccgCACAGAAGTGGTCGTAGAATGTCTTCTTGAGGAACCAGTGGATGAGAGGATTGCGATCCACATCTAGCAAAGCACCGCGGGGCTTAGTAAGGAAAGATAGAATAGACAGACAAGGAACGAGGAGGGCttggtgggaggagatggtggtcaCGAGGAGAGACCGCAGGAGAGTCTTGGTGGGCAGGACAGAATGAGGTGGTGCTGAGGAGGGTTTCTCTGGAGCTTGTGTCTTAGCTACAGAGGAGGAGATGCTAGGGACTTTCTCGAAGGTGGTCCCTGTAGCACAATATCGGAGAGATGGGAGGACTAGAGTAGGCCTTGTAAGGACACTGGTTCGTGCCCGTTGGCCAACCGGTGTCCTGCACAGGAGGTTGGACATGGTATGTGAAAGTTGAAAAGATGAAAGAGAtctggaagatgaaagaaCTGATGGCATACCCGGAGGTATCTTTATACCTTGGATCGCAAGCTGCGGGGTGCATTTGTCCCCTCAATGATAGGGATAAGCATGTCTTGGGAACTGATAAGATGACCACTTGGAGCAGGGCGATGCCGCTCATTGGTGCCCCCTAGATCACCGGCCCTATCAGTAATATTCTTACTCATGTATCAATGCTGAATTACGCTTTCATTCGTCCCTAAATGGATCTAATTGACGTGTCTGGCGGTTCCATCGGCAAAATAATGGCTAGGCTTCCACCGTCCTTGGATCGATGCTTGTTGAGTGAGGGGTAGACTTGAATCCGGTAGCCCTACCGTGTCAATAGTGTTGGATGTGCGAGACACACGGGTgcctttctctttcatatTGTCTAAGCGAGGTCTTAAGGGCTTCTCCTGAATGAACATGGGGTTCTGTTCTGAGGGTTCGGGAGCTGTTCAATTTGTATGTAGTTATCAAGATCCTGTCATGGCCATCTTCTTATCCTGTGCTGTGGTCAGCGCTCTGGTCACGAAGACTAACAAGAGTCAACATGGAATAAGTGCGTTTATGGAAAGGCGTGCTATACCCATTGCCATAGTATGGTAAAAGATATCGTCCAAAGGACATTTGTATACTGCGGAACGAAGCCGGAGAGTACTAAGACTTGGTCCATTGACCGCCGATCACACATGGCCGACTCCTGTTACTGAGCAGTCATGTGTGACAAACGCCAGAGCTTCCCCTGCTTACTGCATTTGCCTTACTGTCACCATTCCCTAAGAATTACTGTGGGTTCTTAGTGGAACGTGCCTTCCTATTACAGAAAGCAGGgcctctcctcacctcctcatctGATCCATTGGCCCATATTCTTCCTCCCGTATCTAACTACGAataacaagaagaaaaacaaacaaatgaAGAGTCATGATATTTTGCTTTCTATTCTACACTAAGACTATCCGTTAGATTGCTACGGGAGCTTCGGATCGAAGCGAACGAGGCAAAGTGGTAGCATGTCCTTGAGCCCCTCGGACGCTGCACGAAACTACCTTTCATCTTCCGCTCTACAGAAAAGTTTACGCTGCTGAACTATGTTCCTGAAGCTACGACACTTGCCCGAAGATCGCTACCACCACTCCGGTGAATCAATGGAATCCTCATCCGCCATTGTTTTCGGACAAAAATACGAGCCTAGGAATTGAGCGTGACGCAGCTTTCTCCTGCTGTTCTGGGTAGGAAGGGCCTAATGGCCGCTTTTAGCAACTTCTTCAGCCATTttcttcaccctctcctctaCTCTTATGTCGGATCGGAGCGAACGAGGCATCCAGATTCATAGTCCACAAAGGCCTTAACTCTATATTTCCATACCAGCTAGTAATGCCAGCTTTAAATGATTGATCTCTATCATTTTGTATTCACTATGCCTGTCCGTGACTTTCAAAGTCATCGGAGTACAAGCATGTCCGGACATCGCGAACACAGTTGTACTCACTACACTGCAGAAGACATATAAAGTACTCACTTTATTGTTTTATTGATCCCAACGAACCGGAGTTGGGAAGAAAGACATATCTCCTAAATGACAAGCAAAGATCTAAGGTTCCTCGTCTTTATCTTGATACCGGCCTTGCTCATCGCTTCTCAATTTATCATTCATCTATTTTGAGGGCACCGCACAAACCATAGTGATGGGCGTCCCGATGTCTTGAAAGCCAGTATTGCTTCCGATAACCTACAAGATCTTTCATCTCTGCTGGCCTTAACTCGCAAGCGAAAGGGTCTTCCTTGGTCACGCAACGCGCAATTGTTTAGCCTTTGGCAGAGGGTATGGCACTGGACTTGCTACCACGAACCACACAATAGGTGTGAATATAGTCCAGCCCTACTAGCAGAAGCTGAGTCAATATAGCTCGGGCCACATTGACTGGAACTTCCAAGTTATGCTAGGTTCTTCTGATAGCGTCACACCACACCTAATATTTTCGCTTGCAACACATAAGTGACAGCCATGTGGCCCAGTGATCTTGAACTGAGCCGATAAAACAGAACATAGGCACTGCCATCGTGATATGCCTTCCCAGAACCCAATACGCATATTACATTGGTTTTCGAGCAGAAATTGGAGTGGCAAATATGATAGGAATCCTCAACGTGACGTATATCGCCCCTAGATTATCTCTGACAAAACATACAGTTGAGTAGCGACCTTAACCTAGGCTATATATGACCGAATAGCGAGTGACACCTTCTTGCCACCGATATTCAATGGTGATAGCTTCTTGGAGCCCATTTGAGAAGATAGTAAGTGGTAGTGGTTGGAGGTTACTTTTATTAGGGGTGAATATAAGTGTCCAAGATACGCGAAGAGAACCCCCAAAGAAATGTGATTAGTCAAAGGAACATAATTCATTTCGAATTGCAGAACTAACGAGCCCCAACTCACCGAAGCGTACACCACTCCGCAGTACGCTTGTGGGTGGACTAGGGCTCTCTCAAGTGGTATCGTCAGAAATATGGTAGGATGAGGTGAGACGCATTTGTTTTGAAATAAAACTAGCACATTCTTTGTCCGCCTGTCTTGATCAAGTGGTATCGTCAGAAATATGGTAGGATGAGGTGAGACGCATATGTTTTGAAATAAAACTAGCACATTCTTTGTCCGCCTGTCTTGATACAGCATGCAGTGCACTGACACTGCACGCCTGAGCTTATTTTCGACTCATACCAAGGTAGTGAGTTTACCGTTCAGTTTGCATGTTGAACATGCACGTATCTAAGATCTTTGGACTCAGCCTTCATTGCCTAGCAGATCCATCAGATCCATGCTTTATAATAAACCTGTCTTTACATCGCTGTCTAGTTTGACAACTTTAATTTCAGCCCAGCCAATCCTGACTTGGGCGTTAGTAAGTTCAGATGAATGTATATTTCCAGCCTTAGCCTGGTAGTTGCATGctaactactatatataacccTAGTATGACACGCCACATTTTGGGCACATGGACAGGCGGTGAGGCCATTCCCGTTTTGGATAGCTCCATTTTCGAGGAACTTGAGGATCGAAGTCATCCGATACACATCCACAGCATCGATGATTCTCTATAAATAGCCCACTGAAGTATGCCTGGGCTGTACACTTTCACGGTGAGGTTTGGCAACGCGAATCGTTATCTCCTTTCACAATGCCAAGCGCTTGCTACTTGGCTTCTCCGCCGGAACCACAGGCGCCTATCCCCTGACGGGCGCGACAGTTGCCAAACGCCATGCTTGTTCTTATTCAGAAAGTATGTGCCGATCAATACACGCCTCTACGGTCAAAAAATTTTCCATAAGTGTCTCGTGGCCGTCATGAGCCACGTCATGCAACGAATTGGTTGCCGGGAAGTTCCAGATGTCGGCCTTGAAGCACAGAATTTAGTTTAGTGGCCACCGAGATATCCGAACGGAACCAGGAGATAACGAATGGGATCCACTCAAAGCCCCATCGCGCACACGAATCAGCAGAATCTGACGAggtcaacaacatcccccaAGTCAACAGTTCGGGGCTGGCGAATCGCCGATGCGATATGTCGATCAGAGTACGGCATCTCGGTTCTTTTCAGTTTTCTGAATGGAATGCATCTGCGGAATATCACGGAGGACTGGTCGCATGTGGATTTTATTAACCCCAGTCTAGtatctagttagttactaTACTAGCAGCCTTCGGTTCTTGTCCGTGGATCGCTGTCCCACAATCCCGGCAACCCCTGGGTGGGAGGCGTGGCCTGGAGAACAGGCGCCATGACCAGAAGACGCGTACGCAAGCTTCAGAGTCCGCTGTACACAAATCCGTTCGTCAAGCCGTTATTGGACGTGTGTTCCCCTCCTAAGAAAAACCCCGGCCTGCCTTTTAGCATGGCTGGCGTCCTCCAAATACATTTGAAGCGACTCAACCTCATATTTTCCTTCCGGCAATGTCGCTGGAGCTGAAACCCTGTCGCCTGTCACATCTTGTGTCGGGTTAACAATGATTCCTCCCCTTATTTGGGCGTGCATTGCCGCCTTCGCTCGGACAGCCCGCGGAGATTATGTATCCACCAACTACCAAGAGTACAATGACGGAGCGCTAGGACACCGTCCTCACTTGGAGTTTCACTCCAGCTCCGAATACGCACCCCTTCTACAGGTCAACATATGGGACCAGAGTGCCATCTCTGAGAAAGGGTCCCATATATTCATCAAACATGATGGTAACGAC
It contains:
- a CDS encoding uncharacterized protein (COG:E;~EggNog:ENOG410PHWR;~InterPro:IPR002872,IPR015659,IPR029041;~PFAM:PF01619;~go_function: GO:0004657 - proline dehydrogenase activity [Evidence IEA];~go_process: GO:0006562 - proline catabolic process [Evidence IEA]), with amino-acid sequence MSNLLCRTPVGQRARTSVLTRPTLVLPSLRYCATGTTFEKVPSISSSVAKTQAPEKPSSAPPHSVLPTKTLLRSLLVTTISSHQALLVPCLSILSFLTKPRGALLDVDRNPLIHWFLKKTFYDHFCAGEKESQVRDKIRQIKSTGLRGVILTYARETVQDSSTNKTQFAHSQVSQKATDTESCEFIAAWREGYLKTVDMLGEGDFLAPKLTGAGPKVTEAFASGQPVPTQMVEALDEVCQRVVEKNARLLMDAEQHSFLQGIHNLTLDMMRKYNRNGKAVVYNTYQAYLKSTPSTIASHMEIADREGFTFGLKLVRGAYMRSDPRQLIHDTKQDTDIAYNSIVRGVLQQRYQGFGESGRRFPTTDLFLATHNIESAVAAHELHQARLQAGLPTGRVEFGQLLGMADGVSFGLLQLKDQNSVAPGVYKCLTWGSMGECLGYLVRRAAENKDAVSRTMTEHLALKAEVRRRVRAFFG